Genomic DNA from Fimbriimonas ginsengisoli Gsoil 348:
CAGCATCGGCGCCGAGGTAGTCGTTCAGCATCTCTCGAAGACGTGCGGCGTCGTCGGCCCAGCTCTTACTCGACTTCAGAACGAACGCGTCGCTCTCTTGGTAGGGAAGCTGATCGTAGCGGTGGTGGACGACGAAGTCGGGAATCACGCCGAGCTGTTTCATGCGGGTCAGCACGATCGGCGTCCAACCGTGCACGGTGTTTCCGGTGCGCGGGTTGATCACGCTTTCGTCGGAGTAGTTCTGATACTCGTTATCCCAGGATGCGGCGACCACTCCGATCTTTATGGTGGGGTCGACCGCTTTCATCGCGCGGATGTAGTCGGCGGCGCGGTTGGCGTAAGTGACCGGGTCGTGGGGGCGGTTCTGGCCGTCGGTCTCCCAGTCGCCGTAGCACTCGTTGCCGACTTCCCAATGCTTGAATCCGTACTTCTTGGTCACGTTGGAATAGCGGACCCAGTCGGCGGCCTCTTCGGGGGTGCCGGTGCCGTAGTTGACGGTGACGATGGCATCCGCGCCGATCGCCTTGGCGTTGGCGGCAAACGCGTCGAACCCAAGCGCCCAGCTCCAGTTGTTGTTATTAGAGGCGCCGGTCTTCCAGTGATACTCGTCGGAGAGCGATCCGCCGGGGAAGCGGAGCAAAGTGGTGCCGAACCCCTTGAGGAAGGCGGGGGTGCTGGCGGTGTCGAAGAGCTGGTCCCAGGCGGCGGCGTTGAGGCCGAACGACCGGGCGTCGACGCGGCGGCCGCCGGTACCGGGGGTGACGGTCAGGTGAATCGGATTGGGGATCGGCTTGCCGTCCCACTGCACGTCGTCTAGGTACCACGTCGGCTGGGTCTTGCCGCTCCGGTCTTGAATCCAGAAGCCGTCGAGATCGTTGACCCCGGCGACGCCCATCTGGTCGAGGGTGATGGTGACCTTCTGCCATCCGATCGTGAGCGGACTGAGCGGAACGACGGTTTGGGAGCCGCCGTTGCGGGTGGCTTGAAACTGGAGGAGCTGGCCACCGGTGGTTCCGCCGTGGATCCAGAACGAGATCCCGGTGATCATCGAAGTATCGAGGGCGGTGTGGTGGAGGTAGATCGCGCTCCACGGGCTGGCGGTGACGCCGATGGACTTGGCCCCGGAGTGGACAAAGGCGGTGGCCGAGGGGTTGACGGTCGCCCAACTCCAGTTGTCCCACCCGGCGTTGAACGAGTCGGTGTAGACGGTCTCCGTCTGAGCGGCGGCGGTTCCTACGATGCCGAGCACGAGGGCGGCGGCGATGGTTTTTCGGTAATTCATGTTCGATTTTCGGGTTGCACGGCGATGGGCAATTAGAGGATGCAGAACGGGTACGGGCGAGTTGGCCGCCGGGGATACGAGTTGGGACCAGGGGCCTAAAGGAAGTTTGGGGAGGTTGGGACAGGTTCAGGCATGTTTGTCCCAACGACCTACCGAGTAAGATTGCCGGACTAAGATGTCATTCCCTAAGGAGTTTATGTGGGGCGTTGCGACGGCCTCTTATCAGATTGAGGGGTCGCCGTATCGCGCCGGGGGCGGGCGAAGCGTTTGGGATATGTTCTGCGACCGCCCGGGGAAGATCCACGATGCGAGCAGCGGCGCGGTCGCCTGCGACCATGTCCA
This window encodes:
- a CDS encoding fibronectin type III domain-containing protein translates to MNYRKTIAAALVLGIVGTAAAQTETVYTDSFNAGWDNWSWATVNPSATAFVHSGAKSIGVTASPWSAIYLHHTALDTSMITGISFWIHGGTTGGQLLQFQATRNGGSQTVVPLSPLTIGWQKVTITLDQMGVAGVNDLDGFWIQDRSGKTQPTWYLDDVQWDGKPIPNPIHLTVTPGTGGRRVDARSFGLNAAAWDQLFDTASTPAFLKGFGTTLLRFPGGSLSDEYHWKTGASNNNNWSWALGFDAFAANAKAIGADAIVTVNYGTGTPEEAADWVRYSNVTKKYGFKHWEVGNECYGDWETDGQNRPHDPVTYANRAADYIRAMKAVDPTIKIGVVAASWDNEYQNYSDESVINPRTGNTVHGWTPIVLTRMKQLGVIPDFVVHHRYDQLPYQESDAFVLKSSKSWADDAARLREMLNDYLGADAANVELTCTENNSVTSNPGKQTTSLVNALFMCDSFGQFLKTEFNMLCWWDLRNGPLQGTNMNANLYGWRMYGDYGVVSPNDDRYPSFFAMQMLSKFAKPGDLVVDMSSEYSLVSAYAVKRPDNSYSVMVINKSRDKSLPGEIQIPGAPSVLSGRYYSFGITQDEAARTGTGPTDIIAGKMAMGPDFTYTFPRYSVTVFNITTAPPTDVPYPAAPTSLVATTPASNQIKLTWADNAKNEDAYRIEISTGGSFTQYATVRANTTTFTLTNLTPNTTYTLRVSALNSAGYSAPASVQAKTLP